TTTACAACGGCGGGCGGTATTCGCTGTACGGTTTCAAGCGGTACAACGACGTCCGGCTGGTGCTGATGCCCGAGTTACAGCTTGGCTTTTTCGGAGGGGATCCCGACAACTTTACCTACCCCCGCTACGCGCTGGATTTCTCGTTTTTCCGGGTTTATGACAACGGCAAGCCGTTGCGGACTACCCATTTCTTTAAATTCAATCCCAACGGCATCAAGGAAGGAGAGCCGGTATTTGTGACCGGCAATCCCGGCAGTACGGAGCGGCTCAAAACCGTGGCCGAACTGGAATTGGACCGCGACCTGAAAATTCAGTACGTGCTGCAACTGCTCCGCAACCGCGCCGATGCCCTGCAGGCCTACAACGCGAAGGCCAAAAACGACAGCATTCAGAATGAGATTTTTAGTCTGGAAAACAGCCTGAAAGCGTACGGCGGGCAGTTGGATGGGTTGCGCGATCCATACCTGATGGCCCGGAAAGCGGCTTTCGAGCAGCAGTTCAAAGCCGACGCCCAGCGCCTGGAAGCAGGACGCGGCCAGTCGAAAGTCAGTACCGGTTCGGGGCGCAATGGGGCAACTGGCAACGAATCGGCGGTCGGAAATACCGCTTCCCGCGTTGATATCAACCTCAAGCTGTGGGACGATCTGGCCAACAATGTGGCGGATCTGCGGAAATACTACAAGGACAATACCTACCTCGCACCGCTGGAACTGGCCCGGGGCGACTTGCTGGTTTTTGCCCATCTGCTGGCGATGTACGCCGAAGCCGCCCGTCAGTCACCGGGTCGGGCCGAGCAGATGAAGGAATTGTTGCAGACCCCCAGGCTGACCGATCGTTCGCTGGAAGAAGCTTATCTGGCCGCTCACCTGGGCGAAGTACAGGCGGCTTTGGGCAACGACGATCCGTACGTAAAAGCAGCCCTGAACGGGAAATCGCCCAAAGAAGCGGCTGCTTACCTGCTCAACAATACCAAAATGAACGATCAGGGCTACATCAACGACCTGATTACGAAAGGCCCGGCCGCGATCAGCGCCGACAACGACCCACTGCTGGCCCTGGCCCGGATTGCGGTGCCGCGTTACCAGAAAGCGGCTTTGGCTACGCAGGAAATCAACCGGCGGCAGGCGGTTCTGCGGAGTAATCTGGGGCGTTTGCTGTATGAAGTATACGGCACTGCCATTCCACCTGATGCTACTTTTTCGCTGCGGATCAACGATGGCGTGGTGAAAGGCGTACCTTATAACGGAACCGTTGCACCCTACCAAACCACCTTTGCGGGTCTGTATGACCGGTATTATTCATTCAACGGTAAATTTCCGTGGTCGTTGCCCAAGCGCTGGCTCAACCCGCCCGCCGAGTTGCTGCGGCAGCCGATGTGTTTTATTTCCACCAACGACATCATCGGCGGTAACTCGGGAAGTCCGCTGATCAACAAAAACCGGGAAGCCGTTGGGCTGGCTTTCGACGGTAATATGGAAAGTTTGCCGGGAAGCTTTATTTTCGTTCCTGATAAAAACCGGACGGTATCGGTCAATACCGGCGCAATCGTGGCATCCATGCGGTATATCTACAAAGCGACCCGGTTGGTGCAGGAACTGGTCGGCAAATGAAACGAATCATTCACAAGCATCCGCTGG
This Larkinella insperata DNA region includes the following protein-coding sequences:
- a CDS encoding S46 family peptidase; protein product: MRILLTALLLAKTFAVSAQPTLNPDTVKAGQFDMGKMWTFDTPPQEYFQKTYGFTPDQKWFDEVRLASLRFADYCSASFVSANGLVMTNHHCARESGTGVQRKGEDLNSTGFFAKTPAEERKVPNLFVDQLVKIEDITTRVQATMALGKSEAEQLQLREREFATIKQEYGSQADWKGLELQTITFYNGGRYSLYGFKRYNDVRLVLMPELQLGFFGGDPDNFTYPRYALDFSFFRVYDNGKPLRTTHFFKFNPNGIKEGEPVFVTGNPGSTERLKTVAELELDRDLKIQYVLQLLRNRADALQAYNAKAKNDSIQNEIFSLENSLKAYGGQLDGLRDPYLMARKAAFEQQFKADAQRLEAGRGQSKVSTGSGRNGATGNESAVGNTASRVDINLKLWDDLANNVADLRKYYKDNTYLAPLELARGDLLVFAHLLAMYAEAARQSPGRAEQMKELLQTPRLTDRSLEEAYLAAHLGEVQAALGNDDPYVKAALNGKSPKEAAAYLLNNTKMNDQGYINDLITKGPAAISADNDPLLALARIAVPRYQKAALATQEINRRQAVLRSNLGRLLYEVYGTAIPPDATFSLRINDGVVKGVPYNGTVAPYQTTFAGLYDRYYSFNGKFPWSLPKRWLNPPAELLRQPMCFISTNDIIGGNSGSPLINKNREAVGLAFDGNMESLPGSFIFVPDKNRTVSVNTGAIVASMRYIYKATRLVQELVGK